Proteins encoded together in one Musa acuminata AAA Group cultivar baxijiao chromosome BXJ3-6, Cavendish_Baxijiao_AAA, whole genome shotgun sequence window:
- the LOC103989250 gene encoding stearoyl-[acyl-carrier-protein] 9-desaturase, chloroplastic isoform X2, whose translation MALRVTLPPKISLVLTPPKPNLGSPRVSMAFAIRASAAKIETSKKPFCPPREVHVQVTHSMPPQKVEIFRALEDWAENNILVHLKPVEKCWQPQDFLPDPSSDGFYEEVQELRERSKEIPDDYYVCLVGDMITEEALPTYQTMLNTLDGVRDETGASLTSWAIWTRAWTAEENRHGDLLNKYLYLTGRVNMKQIEKTIQYLIGSGMDPRTENSPYLGFIYTSFQERATFVSHGNTARHAKEYGDLKLAQICGTIAADEKRHETAYTKIVEKLFEIDPDGTMLAFADMMKKKISMPAHLMYDGHDDNLFEHFSAVAQRLGVYTAKDYADILEFLVVRWNLEKLSVLSGEASQAQDFVCTLAPRIRRLEERAQGKAKQSPRIPFSWINYREVQL comes from the exons ATGGCTCTCAGAGTGACCCTTCCACCGAAGATTTCCCTCGTCCTCACTCCTCCCAAGCCGAACCTGGGATCCCCTAGGGTCTCCATGGCCTTCGCTATCCGTGCTTCCGCCGCAAA AATTGAAACTTCAAAGAAGCCCTTCTGTCCTCCTCGCGAGGTACATGTTCAAGTTACACATTCTATGCCGCCTCAGAAGGTTGAGATCTTTAGGGCATTAGAGGACTGGGCAGAGAATAACATCCTGGTACATCTAAAGCCAGTTGAAAAGTGTTGGCAGCCACAAGATTTTCTTCCAGACCCTTCCTCAGATGGATTTTATGAAGAAGTTCAAGAACTGAGAGAACGATCAAAGGAGATCCCTGATGATTATTATGTTTGCTTGGTTGGAGATATGATCACAGAGGAAGCCCTTCCTACATACCAGACAATGCTTAATACCCTTGATGGTGTGCGAGATGAAACCGGTGCAAGCCTTACCTCATGGGCTATCTGGACAAGGGCATGGACTGCTGAAGAGAACAGACATGGTGACCTTCTCAACAAGTACTTGTATCTGACAGGAAGAGTAAACATGAAACAAATTGAGAAAACCATACAATATCTGATTGGTTCAGGAATG GATCCCAGAACTGAGAATAGCCCCTACCTTGGCTTCATATACACCTCATTTCAAGAACGAGCTACCTTTGTATCCCATGGAAACACGGCCAGGCATGCCAAGGAATATGGGGACCTGAAGCTGGCTCAGATATGTGGCACTATAGCTGCAGACGAGAAGCGCCATGAAACTGCATACACCAAGATAGTGGAGAAGCTTTTCGAGATAGACCCCGATGGGACAATGCTTGCATTTGCAgacatgatgaagaagaagatttcgatGCCTGCCCATCTAATGTACGACGGACATGATGATAACCTCTTTGAGCACTTCTCTGCTGTGGCTCAGCGGTTGGGTGTCTATACTGCAAAGGACTACGCTGATATACTCGAGTTTCTTGTCGTGAGGTGGAACCTGGAGAAGCTTAGTGTCCTGTCGGGAGAGGCAAGTCAAGCCCAGGACTTTGTATGCACTTTGGCTCCAAGGATACGAAGACTTGAAGAAAGAGCACAGGGGAAAGCCAAGCAATCACCAAGAATTCCTTTCAGTTGGATCAATTACAGGGAAGTGCAGCTGTGA
- the LOC103989250 gene encoding stearoyl-[acyl-carrier-protein] 9-desaturase, chloroplastic isoform X1: MCLFYLTLKKRIFLPYNFGGADVPERPQQNLWPQVFGITFFREVNIKCVIVGSMRIETSKKPFCPPREVHVQVTHSMPPQKVEIFRALEDWAENNILVHLKPVEKCWQPQDFLPDPSSDGFYEEVQELRERSKEIPDDYYVCLVGDMITEEALPTYQTMLNTLDGVRDETGASLTSWAIWTRAWTAEENRHGDLLNKYLYLTGRVNMKQIEKTIQYLIGSGMDPRTENSPYLGFIYTSFQERATFVSHGNTARHAKEYGDLKLAQICGTIAADEKRHETAYTKIVEKLFEIDPDGTMLAFADMMKKKISMPAHLMYDGHDDNLFEHFSAVAQRLGVYTAKDYADILEFLVVRWNLEKLSVLSGEASQAQDFVCTLAPRIRRLEERAQGKAKQSPRIPFSWINYREVQL; the protein is encoded by the exons ATGTGTTTGTTCTATTTAACTCTAAAGAAAAGAATCTTCTTACCGTATAACTTTGGTGGTGCCGACGTACCGGAGAGGCCACAACAAAATCTGTGGCCTCAAGTGTTTGGCATAACCTTTTTCAGAGAGGTCAATATCAAGTGTGTAATTGTTGGAAGTATGAG AATTGAAACTTCAAAGAAGCCCTTCTGTCCTCCTCGCGAGGTACATGTTCAAGTTACACATTCTATGCCGCCTCAGAAGGTTGAGATCTTTAGGGCATTAGAGGACTGGGCAGAGAATAACATCCTGGTACATCTAAAGCCAGTTGAAAAGTGTTGGCAGCCACAAGATTTTCTTCCAGACCCTTCCTCAGATGGATTTTATGAAGAAGTTCAAGAACTGAGAGAACGATCAAAGGAGATCCCTGATGATTATTATGTTTGCTTGGTTGGAGATATGATCACAGAGGAAGCCCTTCCTACATACCAGACAATGCTTAATACCCTTGATGGTGTGCGAGATGAAACCGGTGCAAGCCTTACCTCATGGGCTATCTGGACAAGGGCATGGACTGCTGAAGAGAACAGACATGGTGACCTTCTCAACAAGTACTTGTATCTGACAGGAAGAGTAAACATGAAACAAATTGAGAAAACCATACAATATCTGATTGGTTCAGGAATG GATCCCAGAACTGAGAATAGCCCCTACCTTGGCTTCATATACACCTCATTTCAAGAACGAGCTACCTTTGTATCCCATGGAAACACGGCCAGGCATGCCAAGGAATATGGGGACCTGAAGCTGGCTCAGATATGTGGCACTATAGCTGCAGACGAGAAGCGCCATGAAACTGCATACACCAAGATAGTGGAGAAGCTTTTCGAGATAGACCCCGATGGGACAATGCTTGCATTTGCAgacatgatgaagaagaagatttcgatGCCTGCCCATCTAATGTACGACGGACATGATGATAACCTCTTTGAGCACTTCTCTGCTGTGGCTCAGCGGTTGGGTGTCTATACTGCAAAGGACTACGCTGATATACTCGAGTTTCTTGTCGTGAGGTGGAACCTGGAGAAGCTTAGTGTCCTGTCGGGAGAGGCAAGTCAAGCCCAGGACTTTGTATGCACTTTGGCTCCAAGGATACGAAGACTTGAAGAAAGAGCACAGGGGAAAGCCAAGCAATCACCAAGAATTCCTTTCAGTTGGATCAATTACAGGGAAGTGCAGCTGTGA